In a genomic window of Pokkaliibacter sp. MBI-7:
- a CDS encoding molybdopterin cofactor-binding domain-containing protein, translating into MSAINSPALDRRQFLKLGGMLGGGLIVGLQLPAQVLAAQPEASLTDLGAFIRIGHDNQVTLVMPMAEVGQGVYMAQSMLLAEELEVDVDTVKVLASPANAALYGNPAIGGYQVTGGSTTIRAFWTPLRQAGAVARTLLIAAAAQVWKVDPASCKAKGGHVYDASGQHKLSYGELVDIAARLPQPAADSVVLKTPEQMTLLGKPHHRIDTPDKVRGKAQYGIDFQIPDLKHAAIAVCPVVGGKPVSVDEAAIKAVRGVQQVVLTDEAVAVVADNTWAAIKGLRAAAIKWDFGDNASVGMDELLHQLDTESQQPGGLARNDGDVEKALAQAATRLEAVYQLPFLSHAPMEPMNYTVQITDKRCDVWGGCQTLTLAQATVAQLTGLPPESVFINNFLMGGAFGRRLELDGMIHAVKVAKQVQGPVKVIWSREEDIQHGFYRPYYYDRLWGGLDAEGKPVAWFHRVSGSSIMARAFPGAFVNGVDPDGVEGAKEPPYEFDNIRVEFRRVEPRGVLTSWWRGVGPTHNVFMVESFIDEMAAAAKQDPASYRLALLGNNPRARQVLELALKQAGWGRQLPERHGLGVSVQFAFGSYLAMVAEVAVSEQGAVRCQRIHAVIDCGLTVNPDTVKAQIEGGAVFGLTAALYGAITVKDGQVQQSNFDTYQPVRMYEAPHVDVHIVDSLEAPGGVGETGTAAVFPAITNAVFAATGKRIRTLPINPSELKV; encoded by the coding sequence ATGAGCGCAATCAATTCTCCTGCGTTGGATCGTCGTCAGTTTCTCAAACTCGGTGGCATGCTGGGCGGTGGTCTGATCGTCGGGCTGCAGTTGCCTGCTCAGGTGCTGGCAGCACAGCCTGAGGCCAGCCTCACGGATCTGGGTGCTTTTATCCGGATCGGCCATGACAACCAGGTCACGCTGGTGATGCCCATGGCGGAAGTCGGGCAGGGTGTGTACATGGCCCAGTCCATGCTGCTGGCGGAAGAGCTGGAAGTGGATGTCGATACCGTTAAGGTGCTGGCTTCTCCGGCCAATGCCGCGTTGTACGGTAACCCGGCCATCGGTGGCTATCAGGTGACTGGCGGTTCGACCACCATACGTGCCTTCTGGACGCCATTACGTCAGGCCGGTGCGGTAGCCCGCACGCTGCTGATTGCCGCGGCGGCGCAGGTGTGGAAGGTTGATCCGGCCAGCTGCAAGGCGAAAGGCGGCCATGTGTATGATGCCAGTGGCCAGCACAAGCTCAGCTACGGCGAGCTGGTCGACATCGCCGCCCGGCTGCCACAACCTGCTGCAGACAGTGTTGTGCTCAAAACGCCTGAACAGATGACGCTGCTTGGTAAACCCCATCACCGTATCGATACGCCGGATAAGGTCCGTGGTAAAGCGCAGTACGGTATCGATTTCCAGATCCCTGACCTCAAGCATGCTGCCATCGCCGTATGCCCCGTCGTGGGTGGCAAGCCTGTGTCCGTCGATGAAGCGGCTATCAAAGCCGTGCGTGGTGTGCAGCAAGTGGTGCTGACTGACGAGGCAGTGGCCGTCGTTGCTGACAACACCTGGGCTGCCATTAAAGGGCTGCGCGCTGCTGCCATCAAGTGGGATTTTGGCGATAACGCGAGCGTGGGTATGGATGAGCTGTTGCATCAGCTGGATACCGAATCGCAGCAACCGGGCGGGCTGGCCCGCAACGATGGCGATGTCGAAAAGGCGCTGGCGCAGGCAGCTACACGTCTGGAAGCGGTCTATCAGTTACCGTTTCTGTCTCATGCCCCCATGGAACCGATGAACTATACGGTTCAGATCACCGATAAGCGTTGTGATGTATGGGGTGGCTGCCAGACCCTGACACTGGCGCAGGCAACTGTTGCCCAGCTGACCGGGCTGCCGCCGGAGTCAGTGTTTATCAATAACTTCCTGATGGGCGGTGCCTTTGGCCGTCGCCTTGAACTGGACGGTATGATCCATGCTGTCAAGGTTGCCAAACAGGTCCAGGGGCCGGTGAAGGTCATCTGGAGCCGTGAGGAGGATATTCAGCACGGCTTCTACCGTCCCTATTACTATGACCGGCTGTGGGGTGGCCTTGATGCGGAAGGCAAACCGGTAGCGTGGTTTCACCGGGTATCCGGCTCGTCCATCATGGCGCGCGCCTTCCCCGGTGCCTTTGTGAACGGTGTCGACCCGGACGGGGTGGAGGGCGCCAAAGAGCCGCCGTATGAATTTGACAATATCCGTGTTGAATTCCGCCGTGTGGAGCCTCGCGGTGTGCTGACGTCCTGGTGGCGTGGAGTGGGCCCGACGCACAACGTCTTTATGGTGGAAAGCTTTATCGACGAAATGGCGGCAGCGGCCAAACAGGATCCGGCCAGCTATCGTCTGGCGTTGCTGGGTAACAACCCCCGTGCCAGGCAGGTACTGGAACTGGCGCTGAAGCAGGCGGGGTGGGGCAGGCAGTTGCCGGAACGTCACGGTCTGGGTGTGTCGGTGCAGTTTGCCTTTGGCAGCTATCTGGCAATGGTCGCGGAAGTGGCCGTCAGTGAGCAGGGCGCGGTGCGCTGCCAGCGTATTCATGCGGTGATTGACTGTGGTTTGACGGTCAACCCGGATACGGTCAAAGCGCAGATCGAAGGCGGGGCAGTTTTCGGCCTGACTGCGGCGCTCTACGGTGCCATTACCGTCAAGGACGGGCAGGTTCAGCAGAGTAACTTCGATACCTATCAGCCCGTGCGGATGTATGAGGCGCCGCATGTTGACGTGCATATCGTCGACAGCCTCGAAGCACCCGGTGGCGTCGGTGAGACGGGCACGGCCGCCGTATTCCCCGCGATTACCAACGCCGTCTTTGCTGCCACTGGCAAGCGTATTCGCACACTGCCTATCAACCCTTCTGAACTTAAGGTCTGA
- a CDS encoding c-type cytochrome → MKVIRRTALHLMTLTAIAYAGSTLAAGDAGHGRELFTAQCSACHTTNGSPLVGPSLLGVVGRHAGSLAGVNYTPALKNYDVVWDAKTLDTFLTSPFAVVPGTTMPISIPSASDRADVIAYLQTLSTSQ, encoded by the coding sequence ATGAAGGTTATTCGTCGTACTGCTTTACACCTGATGACACTGACCGCCATCGCCTATGCCGGTAGCACACTGGCGGCGGGGGACGCAGGCCATGGCCGTGAGCTGTTTACCGCTCAGTGCAGTGCCTGTCATACGACCAATGGATCACCACTGGTAGGCCCAAGCCTGCTGGGGGTCGTGGGGCGTCATGCCGGTTCGCTGGCTGGCGTGAACTACACCCCGGCACTGAAAAACTATGATGTGGTGTGGGATGCCAAAACGCTGGATACCTTCCTGACCTCTCCTTTTGCTGTCGTGCCGGGCACCACTATGCCGATCAGTATCCCTTCTGCATCTGACCGTGCCGATGTGATTGCTTATTTGCAGACGCTCAGTACCAGCCAGTAG
- a CDS encoding 2Fe-2S iron-sulfur cluster-binding protein: MAIQLQINGKPYDLDVDDDMPLLWAIRDIVGLTGTKFGCGKALCGACTVMLNNQAIRSCLTPVSVAKGGSITTIEAIDALPQGKALQQAWVELDVPQCGYCQSGQLMSATALLLSNAHPTDADIDGAMSGNVCRCGTYQRIRQAIKNAAQEV; this comes from the coding sequence ATGGCCATCCAACTGCAGATCAACGGTAAACCCTATGACCTGGATGTGGACGATGATATGCCCCTGCTGTGGGCGATCCGCGATATCGTCGGACTGACAGGGACCAAATTTGGCTGTGGCAAAGCCCTGTGCGGTGCCTGCACCGTGATGCTCAATAATCAGGCCATTCGTTCTTGCCTGACACCCGTCAGTGTCGCCAAAGGCGGCAGTATCACCACTATCGAAGCGATTGATGCGCTGCCTCAGGGCAAAGCCCTGCAACAGGCATGGGTTGAGCTGGATGTGCCGCAATGTGGCTATTGCCAGTCTGGCCAGCTGATGTCAGCCACCGCGTTGCTGCTCAGCAATGCTCACCCGACCGATGCCGATATCGATGGCGCCATGTCCGGCAACGTCTGCCGCTGCGGTACGTATCAGCGTATCCGGCAGGCCATCAAGAACGCAGCGCAGGAGGTCTGA